The sequence TAGCCCGCGCGAGGATCAGAAAAGGGCCTTTCGCCTGCATATGAAAGCGGCGCGGCAGTCAGGGCTGCCTGTTATTATTCATACTCGTGATGCTGAAGAGGATACCGCAACGCTTTTGCGGCAGGAAATGGATGCCGGGCCATTCCCGGGTGTCCTTCATTGCTTCAGCTCATCCTATGAATTGGGAAAAATAGCGATTGATCTTGGGCTCTATATTTCTCTGTCAGGTATTATTACCTTCCGCAAGGCTGATGAATTGAGAGAAGCGGTTCGTGCGCTGCCACTGGAGCGTATGCTGGTTGAAACGGACTCTCCGTACCTTGCACCGGTTCCCATGCGTGGTCAGTGCAATGAGCCATCCTTTACGGTTCTGACGGCACGCAAACTGGCCGAGATCAAGGGGGTTTCAGAAGATGAGGTTGCACGGATCACAACAGAAAATTTTTTCCGTCTTTTTTCAAAGGTGAAGCCTCCGGAATCTTTTTAAGATAAAGGGATAAGCTGTGAAAGTAACGGTTCTGGGATGCGGTGTTTCAAGTGGTGTTCCTTCCTTGGAGTCTGGGTGGGGAGCTTGTGATCCTGCTAATCCCCGTAACCGTCGCTCACGGGCCTCTATCTTGATCGAAGAGAAGGGGTACCGCCTTCTGGTCGATACATCACCGGATTTGCGCTGTCAGTTGCTGGATGCCGGTATTACTCGCTTGGACGGGGTGCTCTATACCCACGCCCATGCAGACCATACGCATGGTATTGATGACCTGAGGGGTATTAACAGAAATATTGGTGGACCGCTTCCCACATGGGCGGATGATGCGACCTTTACACATATCCAGTCTTGTTTTGCTTATGCCTTTGAGGGGATTCCGCCGGGGCAACCTATTTTTCGTCCTTGGTTGCAACGTCATCAGTTACAGGACCAATTTATGATTGGTCCGCTGTTGGTTCGCAGCTTTGTGCAGGATCACGGCTATAGCCTGAGCCAAGGCATACGGATTGGATCCTTTGCCTACTCTACCGATGTTGTGCGTCTTCCTGATCAAGCGTTTTCCATACTTGAGGGTGTTGACACTTGGATTATCGGTGTTTTCTCGGATCAGGAGCATCCAACGCATGCCCATGTTGATCTTGCTCTAAGCTGGATTGAACGTGTCCGCCCCCGGCGTGCTGTGTTTACGCATATGGGTAACAGGCTGGATTATAATGTGCTCAAGAGCTCACTGCCTGTGGGGGTAGAGCCGGCGTGGGATGGTATGGTTCTGGATATCCCGGACAATGAAAAAGCGCCACCTGTTGGGTAAGGCGGCGCCTGTTTCATGAATTCGCAGGTTCACTGCGCGGCTTTTCTCAGCACGAACGAGCAAGGTTGGCGTTGACGAATTCCCAGTTAACCAGGTGGTTCAGGAACGTATCAACAAAGTCAGGGCGCCGGTTCTGGAAGTCGAGGTAGTAGGCATGCTCCCAGACATCCACCGTTAGTAGTGCATTCTGGCCGTGCACCATCGGTGTTTCTGCATTTGGTGTCTTGACGATCTTTAGGGCGCCACCATCCAGAACAAGCCATGCCCAGCCCGAACCAAACTGACCGATAGCCGCTGCCTTGAAGTCTTCACGGAACTTTTCATACGATCCGAATGCAGCCGTAATTTTTTCTGCAATGATGCCAACAGGTGCACCGCCCCCGTTGGGCTTCATACAATGCCAGAAGAATGTGTGATTCCAGACCTGGGCTGCATTGTTGAAAACAGGCGTATTCCCCGTCTTCCATGCTTCCAAGACAATCTCTTCCAAAGCTTTACCCGACAGGGGTGAGTCTTTCAGGAGATTGTTTAGGTTTACGACATAGGTGTTGTGGTGCTTGCCGTGGTGAAAGTCAAACGTCTGGGCCGACATGTGTGGCTCCAGCGCGGTCTTGTCATAGGGCAGGGGCGGAAGTTCAAAGGTCATAACGGTCCTCTCGAACATGATGGTGCGGAATATATCCGGTGCAGGAAAAGCCTTCCCTGCACAAAACATAAGAAGGCTATGAAAAAAAGAAAAGCCCCCAGCGAGAAGGAAATCTGCCTGATGTGGAACATACTAACGCAACAGCGCTGCTTGTGCCGCTGCTATACCTGACGCTGCTGCACCTTCCAAGGTACAGGGGAGTCCGGTTGCCGTCCAGTCTCCGGCAAGCCACACGTTATTCCAACAGGTTTGTGCTGGCGGACGCAGACGGTCCGTTTCCTGTGTCAGCATTAGGGTTGCGGCGCGTTCCTTGATCAGGCGGGCAGGTGGAACATGCCCAACCAAGCCCAAAACAGCCTTGACCTCCTCCCACAGCAGGGACAGAAGACGCTCTGCACTGATCGAGAGCAGCATCTGGGATGCACCAATATTGGCACTGACAAGGGAATCCCTAGTTTGCATCCAGTCGCACAGCCCTCCGATAACACCGACCAACTGATGATCACAATGCTCGCGGATACGAAAATGGGCTGTAATAATCGGGCTCATGGGAAGTGCCGGAATGTTTGGCAGTAACCTGTGTGCTGCGCGGGCCGGCACGGCAACAATAACCTTGTCGGATGCTTGAACCATCAGCGTGCGACCCCTTACCTGAAATCCCGTCATTATGGGACCAGACAAAAATACTTGCTTAACCGGGCTTTTAAGACAGAACCGGCCACCTTGTGCTTCAATTGTGTGTATCAGGGGAAGAATCAGGTCACGGGTGTAACCTGTTCGGGGCACCAGCGGTTCCATGGCCTGCCCACCACGGAAGAATGTTTTACGGAGAACGTCCCTGAGAGGGTTCCAGGATACGATAGGAACCGGCGTATTGGTAACAGCAAGCGCCAGAGGCTGTACAAGATGTTTGTAGATGGGATGCCCAATACAGTGTTCCATCTGCTCCGGGTTCAGGTTGCTTTTCATCAGCTGGAAAAGCTTTATGTGGTCGATAAAAGAAGCCCCGGCAATGCGGCGGCCCGGATGACATAACCACCAAGGAACCCGCCCGCGATTGGGTTGAAGGCACCATGCTCTTTTGGAAGCGATGTCAAAGAAATCAAAGTGTGCAGGA comes from Haematospirillum jordaniae and encodes:
- the hpnE gene encoding hydroxysqualene dehydroxylase HpnE: MKERPTVHIIGGGLAGLSAALEVCRNNARPIVYEATSQPGGRCRSFNDSALGQDVDCGTHLVLSANQAVRTLITQCNAQDQWIQYPAHFDFFDIASKRAWCLQPNRGRVPWWLCHPGRRIAGASFIDHIKLFQLMKSNLNPEQMEHCIGHPIYKHLVQPLALAVTNTPVPIVSWNPLRDVLRKTFFRGGQAMEPLVPRTGYTRDLILPLIHTIEAQGGRFCLKSPVKQVFLSGPIMTGFQVRGRTLMVQASDKVIVAVPARAAHRLLPNIPALPMSPIITAHFRIREHCDHQLVGVIGGLCDWMQTRDSLVSANIGASQMLLSISAERLLSLLWEEVKAVLGLVGHVPPARLIKERAATLMLTQETDRLRPPAQTCWNNVWLAGDWTATGLPCTLEGAAASGIAAAQAALLR
- a CDS encoding superoxide dismutase yields the protein MTFELPPLPYDKTALEPHMSAQTFDFHHGKHHNTYVVNLNNLLKDSPLSGKALEEIVLEAWKTGNTPVFNNAAQVWNHTFFWHCMKPNGGGAPVGIIAEKITAAFGSYEKFREDFKAAAIGQFGSGWAWLVLDGGALKIVKTPNAETPMVHGQNALLTVDVWEHAYYLDFQNRRPDFVDTFLNHLVNWEFVNANLARSC
- a CDS encoding MBL fold metallo-hydrolase, whose product is MKVTVLGCGVSSGVPSLESGWGACDPANPRNRRSRASILIEEKGYRLLVDTSPDLRCQLLDAGITRLDGVLYTHAHADHTHGIDDLRGINRNIGGPLPTWADDATFTHIQSCFAYAFEGIPPGQPIFRPWLQRHQLQDQFMIGPLLVRSFVQDHGYSLSQGIRIGSFAYSTDVVRLPDQAFSILEGVDTWIIGVFSDQEHPTHAHVDLALSWIERVRPRRAVFTHMGNRLDYNVLKSSLPVGVEPAWDGMVLDIPDNEKAPPVG
- a CDS encoding TatD family hydrolase, with product MLVDSHCHLDFPDFSDTLPDVVSRARSAGVSTLLTICTHLSRFDGVRAVAERFDSVWCSVGIHPHEAGHECLEDAETLLRLANHPKVVAFGETGLDYHYEHSPREDQKRAFRLHMKAARQSGLPVIIHTRDAEEDTATLLRQEMDAGPFPGVLHCFSSSYELGKIAIDLGLYISLSGIITFRKADELREAVRALPLERMLVETDSPYLAPVPMRGQCNEPSFTVLTARKLAEIKGVSEDEVARITTENFFRLFSKVKPPESF